Proteins from a genomic interval of Zingiber officinale cultivar Zhangliang chromosome 1B, Zo_v1.1, whole genome shotgun sequence:
- the LOC122048302 gene encoding gibberellin 2-beta-dioxygenase 3-like, which translates to MHTPFLLCSTSNAWSTASVSAMVVLANPALDAIPILSSPKPCACFSTVPVVDLSMPGAAEALVRACDDFGFFKIAGHGIPMELMQKLEAEALRFFHFPQADKEKTRPADPFGYGNKQIGPNGDIGWVEYLLFAVTADPSAYTYMDCSFRSALLDFMLSVRKLAREVLELMAEGLKLEKREFFSNLVLGDGSDGIFRLNHYPKFPLLEKFNCSLTGFGEHTDPQLISILRSNNSAGLQISLRDGSWVSVPPDSESFFINVGDTLQVLTNGRFKSVRHRVLANGSKPRISMIYFFGAAPTEKIAPLEELMGEGERSKYREFTWSEYKKGAYKTRLGDYRLGQFEK; encoded by the exons aTGCACACACCTTTTCTCCTCTGTTCCACCTCGAACGCTTGGAGCACTGCTTCAGTCTCAGCCATGGTGGTCTTGGCCAACCCTGCGCTCGATGCCATCCCCATCCTCAGCTCTCCCAAGCCGTGCGCTTGCTTCTCCACCGTCCCCGTCGTGGACCTCTCTATGCCCGGCGCCGCGGAGGCCCTCGTGAGGGCCTGCGACGACTTCGGCTTCTTCAAGATCGCCGGCCACGGCATTCCCATGGAGCTCATGCAGAAGTTGGAGGCGGAGGCGCTCCGGTTCTTCCACTTTCCGCAGGCCGACAAGGAGAAGACCCGCCCGGCCGACCCTTTCGGCTACGGCAACAAGCAGATTGGACCCAATGGGGACATCGGCTGGGTGGAGTACCTTCTCTTTGCCGTCACGGCGGATCCCTCGGCTTACACTTATATGGACTGCTCTTTCCG CTCTGCTTTGCTGGATTTCATGCTTTCTGTGAGGAAGCTGGCTCGTGAGGTTCTGGAATTAATGGCGGAGGGATTAAAGCTCGAGAAAAGAGAGTTTTTCAGTAATCTAGTGCTGGGAGACGGGAGTGATGGAATCTTCAGGCTGAACCACTACCCCAAGTTTCCTCTTCTGGAGAAGTTCAACTGCAGCTTGACGGGGTTCGGCGAGCACACGGATCCACAACTGATATCGATCTTGAGGTCGAACAACAGCGCCGGGCTACAGATTTCACTCAGGGACGGAAGCTGGGTCTCAGTGCCGCCGGACAGCGAGTCCTTCTTCATCAACGTCGGCGATACTCTTCAA GTGTTGACGAATGGGAGGTTCAAGAGCGTGAGACACAGAGTGTTGGCCAACGGGTCGAAGCCGAGGATATCGATGATCTACTTCTTTGGGGCTGCGCCTACTGAAAAGATTGCGCCATTGGAAGAGTTGATGGGGGAGGGAGAACGGAGCAAGTACAGGGAGTTCACGTGGAGCGAGTACAAGAAGGGTGCCTACAAGACAAGGCTAGGAGACTACAGGTTGGGCCAGTTCGAGAAGTAG